One window of Oscillospiraceae bacterium genomic DNA carries:
- a CDS encoding N-acetylmuramoyl-L-alanine amidase, whose translation MIKIFIDQGHSRGGVNGGAVGNGLIEQDITYMVGAYLANLLRTDPRFDVMTSRNSIDDILGTNSSTSLIERVRMANEWNADYFLSIHTNANTNPQINGTETYVFRQGGEAGALAQDILDAIVARVGTKNNGVKTNPSLYVLRRTRMPAVLIELAYITNPEDAQKLENDQYAFAYAIYQGLLNYFGLRAL comes from the coding sequence TTGATTAAAATATTTATAGACCAAGGACATAGCCGAGGCGGTGTAAACGGCGGTGCTGTGGGCAACGGACTTATTGAACAGGATATTACTTATATGGTAGGTGCATATCTGGCAAATCTTTTAAGGACTGACCCACGTTTTGATGTTATGACTTCAAGAAACAGTATAGACGACATTTTAGGCACTAATTCTTCCACAAGCCTTATTGAAAGAGTACGAATGGCAAACGAGTGGAATGCCGACTATTTTTTAAGCATACACACAAACGCAAACACAAACCCTCAAATCAACGGTACTGAAACATACGTTTTCAGACAAGGCGGAGAAGCAGGAGCTTTGGCACAGGATATTTTAGATGCCATTGTTGCAAGAGTCGGTACAAAAAATAACGGAGTAAAAACAAATCCGTCCCTTTACGTTTTAAGAAGAACGAGAATGCCCGCTGTGCTTATTGAGCTTGCGTATATAACAAATCCCGAGGACGCCCAAAAGCTTGAAAACGACCAATATGCTTTTGCCTACGCAATATACCAAGGTCTGCTAAATTATTTTGGCTTAAGAGCCTTGTAA
- a CDS encoding Mrp/NBP35 family ATP-binding protein, translating to MSECTHNCSSCSSNCSERTKPQDLREKPHELSKIKKVIAVVSGKGGVGKSMVTSLLSVSMQRKGYKTAIMDADITGPSIPKAFGIKEKASGSDIGIFPVKSKTGIEIMSLNLLLENDTDPVVWRGPVIAGTVKQFWTDVIWNEVDFMFVDMPPGTGDVPLTVFQSVPVDAIVIVTSPQELVSMIVEKAVKMARMMNVPIIGLVENMSYVECPDCSKKIKIFGDSDVSKTAAQYQIESYASLPVNPKLAAACDKGTIELFEGDWLNSLCDKIEKV from the coding sequence ATGAGCGAATGTACACACAATTGTTCTTCTTGTTCAAGTAACTGTTCAGAAAGAACAAAGCCTCAGGATTTGAGAGAAAAGCCCCACGAGCTTTCAAAAATCAAAAAAGTTATTGCCGTTGTCAGCGGAAAAGGCGGAGTAGGTAAATCTATGGTAACCTCTCTTTTGTCCGTTTCAATGCAGCGTAAGGGCTATAAAACAGCTATTATGGATGCCGATATAACAGGACCGTCAATTCCTAAGGCTTTCGGTATAAAGGAAAAGGCAAGCGGAAGTGATATAGGTATTTTCCCTGTAAAAAGTAAAACAGGCATTGAAATTATGTCATTAAATCTTCTTTTAGAGAACGATACAGACCCTGTTGTGTGGAGAGGTCCTGTAATAGCAGGAACAGTAAAACAGTTCTGGACAGATGTTATCTGGAACGAGGTTGATTTTATGTTTGTGGATATGCCTCCCGGAACAGGTGACGTACCTTTAACTGTTTTTCAGTCTGTTCCCGTTGATGCAATTGTTATAGTAACATCTCCTCAGGAGCTTGTAAGTATGATAGTTGAAAAGGCTGTAAAAATGGCAAGAATGATGAATGTTCCCATTATCGGTCTTGTAGAAAATATGAGCTATGTTGAATGTCCCGATTGCTCTAAGAAAATCAAGATTTTCGGCGACAGTGACGTAAGCAAAACAGCAGCTCAGTATCAGATAGAGTCTTATGCATCATTACCTGTTAATCCCAAGCTTGCCGCTGCCTGCGATAAGGGCACAATAGAGCTTTTTGAAGGTGATTGGCTCAATTCTCTTTGCGATAAAATTGAGAAGGTATAA
- a CDS encoding C_GCAxxG_C_C family protein, which produces MESKREKAMKLFKEGYNCSQAVLLAFADDLGIDKKTAAMLASSFGGGMGRMREVCGAVSAMFMIAGLKYGYSDPLAQEEKKEHYELIQRLAQSFKEKNHSIICRELLDGVPVKEGAPEERTEQYYKKRPCAELVGDAAEIVEKLFK; this is translated from the coding sequence ATGGAAAGTAAAAGAGAAAAGGCGATGAAACTTTTTAAAGAGGGTTATAACTGCTCTCAGGCTGTGCTTCTTGCCTTTGCCGATGATTTAGGCATAGACAAAAAAACAGCCGCTATGCTCGCCTCCTCCTTTGGCGGCGGTATGGGCAGAATGAGAGAGGTTTGCGGTGCTGTGAGCGCTATGTTTATGATTGCAGGACTTAAGTACGGATATAGCGACCCATTAGCACAAGAGGAAAAAAAAGAGCATTATGAGCTTATTCAAAGACTTGCGCAAAGCTTTAAAGAGAAAAATCATTCTATAATATGCCGTGAGCTGTTAGACGGTGTTCCCGTTAAAGAGGGAGCCCCCGAAGAACGCACAGAGCAGTATTATAAAAAGCGCCCCTGTGCCGAGCTTGTAGGCGATGCGGCAGAGATAGTGGAAAAACTATTTAAGTAA
- a CDS encoding IS3 family transposase: MRNKGYVINHKTVQKLMKQLGLKGKQRKNDKYHSYKGTVGKVADNLLKRDFYAEKPFEKITTDVTQFNVCDEKVYLSPILDLFNNEVVSYSISTSPNLEQVREMLNGLFKKLPADATPIFHSDQGWQYQHAEYQKLLKEHNITQSMSRKGNCMDNGAMENFFGRLKVEMFYGEKFESVNAFIDELKKYIYYYNNERISLKLKGMSPVQYRTHSQAI, encoded by the coding sequence ATGCGTAACAAAGGTTATGTAATTAACCACAAAACCGTACAAAAACTGATGAAACAACTTGGTTTAAAAGGCAAGCAGCGTAAGAACGATAAATACCATTCATACAAAGGCACAGTTGGTAAAGTTGCTGACAATTTACTTAAAAGAGATTTTTATGCAGAAAAACCATTTGAAAAGATAACAACCGATGTTACACAATTTAATGTTTGTGACGAGAAAGTATATCTTTCGCCTATTTTAGATTTATTCAACAATGAAGTGGTATCTTATTCCATTTCAACAAGTCCTAATTTAGAGCAAGTTCGCGAAATGCTTAATGGTTTGTTTAAAAAACTTCCTGCTGATGCGACACCAATCTTTCATTCAGACCAAGGTTGGCAATACCAACACGCTGAATACCAAAAACTACTAAAAGAACATAATATTACGCAAAGTATGTCTCGCAAGGGTAACTGTATGGATAACGGTGCTATGGAAAACTTTTTTGGTAGACTTAAGGTTGAAATGTTCTACGGCGAAAAATTCGAAAGCGTTAACGCTTTCATTGATGAACTAAAGAAATATATTTATTACTACAACAACGAAAGAATTTCCTTAAAACTAAAAGGAATGAGTCCAGTACAATACCGAACTCATTCACAAGCAATTTAA
- a CDS encoding helix-turn-helix domain-containing protein, translated as MAKKGQIQRKYSTEFKISVIVDMREHHLSYRETVRKYLQGVSPTSAIGTIQRWERIYLEEGAEGLMKERRGRACSASGTKRGRPPKLDKKVEEDLIAENQRLRMEIEYLKKLSALVLAEERENGKKQK; from the coding sequence ATGGCAAAAAAGGGACAAATACAACGAAAATACTCGACTGAATTCAAAATAAGTGTTATAGTAGATATGCGAGAACACCATTTGAGTTATAGAGAAACAGTAAGAAAATATTTACAAGGTGTATCCCCAACATCTGCAATCGGGACAATACAACGGTGGGAACGCATATACTTGGAAGAAGGAGCCGAAGGTCTAATGAAAGAAAGACGAGGCAGAGCTTGTTCCGCTAGCGGAACAAAAAGAGGCAGACCACCTAAATTAGATAAAAAGGTTGAGGAAGATTTAATTGCCGAAAACCAGCGACTTCGTATGGAGATAGAATACTTAAAAAAACTGAGTGCCTTAGTTCTTGCGGAAGAGCGAGAGAACGGCAAAAAACAAAAATAA